In a genomic window of Procambarus clarkii isolate CNS0578487 chromosome 12, FALCON_Pclarkii_2.0, whole genome shotgun sequence:
- the LOC138364026 gene encoding uncharacterized protein, which yields MEELYLEPTVGVVEKALDSLPSGKVPGGDGISPEVLKCARGTLKTELHELLCQCWREVRFHKTRDMQSSPLYKKATSDVNNYRGISTASSANSSPGASWSGFIFLLKECTLSHSTVSDQGGKPLTVFSLRQLQEKCWEQRKFLYFAFTDLTKAFDRVIRDGLFKILAKIGCPPTLLSMIQSFHKDMNGTVLYNGCIF from the coding sequence atggaagaactttaTCTTGAACCAACTGTGGGAGTAGTTGAGAAAGCACTGGATTCACTTCCCTCAGGGAAGGTCCCAGGAGGTGACGGGATttcgcctgaagttctcaagtgcgctcgtggaacacttaaaactgagcttcatgaacttctgtgccagtgctggagggaagtTCGGTTCCACAAGACACGAGATATGCAATCATCACCACTCTACAAAAAGGCGACAAGCGATGTCAACAACTATAGAGGCATCTCTACAGCGTCGTcggcaaactcttcgccaggAGCGTCTTGGTCAGGCTTCATATTCTTGCTGAAAGAGTGTACCCTGAGTCACAGTACAGTTTCCGATCAGGGAGGTAAACCACTGACGGtattctccctgagacagcttcaagaaaagtgctgGGAGCAGAGAAAATTCCTGTACTTCGCCTTCactgaccttacaaaggccttcgaccgCGTGAttagggacggactcttcaagatcttggccaaaattggctgcccacccaccctactcagcatgatacaatctttccacaaggacatgaatgGAACAGTCTTGTACAACGGCTGCATTTTCTGA